The Deinococcus ruber region GCGCTTTGGCATCTTCGTGGGCCTGTGGGCACCGACGTTCTTCATTCTGGCAAATCGGCTGGAACTGGCGGCGCAGGACGCCGAGAGCTAATACCGCTCAGCGAAAGTGAAGGACTGAGGTGGAACGTCGCCTCAGTCCTTTTTTTCAGGCCAGGCCTGCTTTACCCAGAAAATCATTCAGCTTGACGATGCTGAACCCGCTGAGGCTGGCGGCCACTTCACCGAATTGCAGGGTTGGTACGCTGCGCTTGCCGCCGTTCACGCTCATCACGTACTCGGCGGCGTTTTCCTGCTCTTCGATGTTGATCTCCTGATACGCGATGCCTTTTTTGTCGAGCGCCATCTTGGCAGCGCGGCAGTCGGGGCACCAGCCCGTCGAGTAGACCTTGAGGACAGCGGCAGGGGCATTCTGAGTCATGTCCGGACTGTAGCGGTTGGCGGGGCAGGGGAGAGGGCGGCGGCTCACAAAGGCCGTTACAGACAGCCGGACTGGGCGGACAGTTGCTGCAAACGGCAGCCAACAGCAAACGGCCCACCTCGAAGGATGGGCCGTTGTGCTTCAGAAGGACGGCGATCAGACGGTAACAGGCTGGACTGGAGCCGCATCCTGCTGCGGCGCGGGCGTCTCGCTCGCTCCGTCGCTGTGATGCTCGTCGTGGTGTTCGTCGGTATGGTCGTCGTCGTGGCGGGCAACTTTTCTGGGGCCGCCCTTGGGGGTCATGATCATGTTCATGTCCATGCCCATCATGCTCGGCTGGCTTTCGGGTGCTCCGACTTCGGCCAGCGTTTCGGCAACCCGTACCAGGATGCGTTCACCCAGTTCCGGGTGCGTGCGCTCGCGGCCACGGAACATGATCGTGACCTTGACCTTGTGGCCTTCTTCCAGAAAGCGCTTCACGTGGTTGGTCTTCGTCTTGAAGTCGTTGTCGTCGATCTTGACGCGGAACTTGATCGACTTGACTTCCTGCGAACGCGCACGCTTGCGGGTTTCCTTCTCGTTCTGCTGCTGCTCGAAGCGGAAACGGCCATAATCCATCAGCTTGCAGACCGGGGGCACCGCCTGGGGGCTGACCATCACCAGGTCGAGGTTTTTCTCGCGGGCCATGCCCATGGCTTCCCGCGTGTCGATGATGCCGACCTGCTCGCCCTCCGCCCCGATAAGGCGAATCTGACGTACCCGGATCTGCTCGTTGACTTTATGATCTTTCGCTATGCTCATCACCTCCGCACGTCCCCGGCACGCTGGCGCGGCGAACGGCTCCTGCCTCTGGGTACAGTACCTCTGGGCAGTATCTCATCATACCACGTCAACGCCGTTTTTCCCGGTAAGGCCCACAAATAGCTCTGTTTCCCCTCCTTCAGTTCAGCGCCCGCTCATCTCTGGGCAGAAACGAGATCAGGATTTCCAGACGGTCGAGCAGGTCGGCGGCCCCAAGCGCCTGTTCGCGCTGATCGCTGCTGAGGGGCAGCAGAGTGGCGGCAAAGCTGGCCAGCAGCAGCGGATCGGTGGGAGCATGCTCGCGGACCGTCTGGGTATCGCGTGGACGAACGCTGAGCAGACCTTCCAGCAGCCGCCGTGCCAGGGCCATGCTGATTTCTTCCTGCCCGGGCGGCAGACTCAGCGGGTCCTGCTGAACGTTGGCACTCAGATAAGGCGTCGAGGTGTCGAAGTCTTCGATATAGAAGCGCTCACCCCCCACCACCACGATGCTGGCGGTGCCGTCGTCGTGCATGGTCACATCTCGCAGATGGGCCAGCGTGCCGAACATCGCGACGCGCTCCTGAAGGGGCTTGGGATTTTCGAGGTCGCTCAGTTCGGCACTTTCGACAATCCGCACGATGCCGAACGGCTCGCCTGTCTGGCGTACACGGGCCAACAGCGCGCGGTAGCGCGGCTCGAAGATATAGAGCGGCAGAACCAGCCCCGGAAACAGCACCAGATCGGGCAGTGGAAAGAGCGGAATAGGGGAGCGGGACATTTGCCTTTATGCTGGACGCATCGTGCCCAGGGGATATGATCTTGTCTTACAAACTCCCTGCAACACGCCTTTCAGCGGCTGTTGCAGCTGCCATATGGCGGTCTTTTCCCTTCACTCAACATTCAGTCTCTGGCAATCAGCCCTGTGATTCGGGTTCCGGTGTCGGAGGAGCACTCTTTTTTCGGCGGCGACGCTGTGGTGGCGGTAACGGAGCACCGATTTCGCTGAGCTGCTCGGGACTCAGTCCGAGGGCCAGGAGCGAGGCGCTGTCGTGCGGTGTCAGTCCTGCTGTCGGCAGCAGATCGGGGCGGCGTGCCCAGGTGCGTTCCAATGCCTTACTGCGTCGCCAGCGTTCGATGGCTGCGTGGTGCCCACCCTGAAGCACGTCTGGCACGCTCAGTCCCTGCCACTGGGCCGGGCGGGTGTATTCCGGATAGTCAAGCAGCCCACTGGAATAAGAATCGGCCCGCCAGCTCTCTTCGTCTCCGATCACACCTGGTCGCAGCCGCGCCACCGCTTCCACGATGCACGCCGCCGCTGCCTCGCCGCCCATCATCACGAAGTCACCGATACTGATCTCGCGGGTCACCAGGGTTTCCACACGGGCGTCAAAG contains the following coding sequences:
- a CDS encoding glutaredoxin family protein; translation: MTQNAPAAVLKVYSTGWCPDCRAAKMALDKKGIAYQEINIEEQENAAEYVMSVNGGKRSVPTLQFGEVAASLSGFSIVKLNDFLGKAGLA
- the infC gene encoding translation initiation factor IF-3 — protein: MMSIAKDHKVNEQIRVRQIRLIGAEGEQVGIIDTREAMGMAREKNLDLVMVSPQAVPPVCKLMDYGRFRFEQQQNEKETRKRARSQEVKSIKFRVKIDDNDFKTKTNHVKRFLEEGHKVKVTIMFRGRERTHPELGERILVRVAETLAEVGAPESQPSMMGMDMNMIMTPKGGPRKVARHDDDHTDEHHDEHHSDGASETPAPQQDAAPVQPVTV
- a CDS encoding LON peptidase substrate-binding domain-containing protein, translating into MSRSPIPLFPLPDLVLFPGLVLPLYIFEPRYRALLARVRQTGEPFGIVRIVESAELSDLENPKPLQERVAMFGTLAHLRDVTMHDDGTASIVVVGGERFYIEDFDTSTPYLSANVQQDPLSLPPGQEEISMALARRLLEGLLSVRPRDTQTVREHAPTDPLLLASFAATLLPLSSDQREQALGAADLLDRLEILISFLPRDERALN
- the trmD gene encoding tRNA (guanosine(37)-N1)-methyltransferase TrmD, whose amino-acid sequence is MSLHFSLLTLFPELLRPFTSEALLGKAAVKGLLAFDLIDLREYAGNRWRKVDDAPYGGGAGMVIRVDVVEAALQALHQPPSTPPDEVILLTPAGQPFTQKVAEELSEKNHLALLCGRYEGFDARVETLVTREISIGDFVMMGGEAAAACIVEAVARLRPGVIGDEESWRADSYSSGLLDYPEYTRPAQWQGLSVPDVLQGGHHAAIERWRRSKALERTWARRPDLLPTAGLTPHDSASLLALGLSPEQLSEIGAPLPPPQRRRRKKSAPPTPEPESQG